The region AAAGTACTTGTATCGTTAGCCGGGCATTTTGCTTGGCTGATTCCCGTGCTTGGCGGTGCTCTGTATTTTGGCGTGGCATACCTTATGATTAAGTTAGGAAATTTATTTCCCGGTGACAGCTTTTCTCGGTACTTGCAGCAGATCTGGGGAAGGCGGGCGGCTGTGATTATAGTGTGGTGGTTTATAGTAGTAATTTTAGGTGAACTTTTTGTACGCATTCAGATGTTTGCCAGGGAAATCGTGTTTTTTATGTTTGACAGAACGCCGCCTGAGGTTATTGCATTAACCATGATTGGTATTGCAGCTTACTGCGCTGTTCAGGACGTTGGTACAGTGATACGGGTAAGTCATATTCTTTTTTTTTCTGCTTTGCCCATGCTGATGGGAATGATAATGCTTGGTTTTATTAACTTTCAATTTATAAATCTCTATCCCTTTTGGCCTGTTAATTTAGCGGCAATATTTCGCGCTTCATTAGAGAGCCAGAGTTTCTATTTCGGCTATCAATCTATTCTGTATTTTCTGCCCTGGGTTTACCGGGCCAATACCAGTCCTGTAAAAACGATAGGAAGCGCTTTTGCTTTGAAAACCATTTTGATGGTTATAACAATAATTATGGTCATCGGCACCCAGACGGTAGACGGCATTAACGCCACTCCGTACCCGACTCTGGTGGCAATACGCGGGGTGGAACTGCCGGGAACTTTTGTCGAGCGGCTTGATAACTATTTGTTTTTGGCATGGATCCCCATAATGTTTATTACCTGCGCGGTAAACCTGTTTATTATTGCCAAAGCTGCAGCCGAAATCCACGGCTATATTGATCATCGTCCTTTTGTTCTATTATTTCTGCCTGTCCTTTTTTTCGGGGGACTCAGCCTGCATGACCTTACTGTATTTGAATTTTTTGCTGGTAATGTCCAGTGGCCTGGCCTGGTATTTTCTTTTGGCGTTATTCCTGCTACTTATCTTGTCGCCAAATGGAAACAGCGCCGGCAAGGAGTGACTTCAGCGTGAACAGTCGGGGGCTACTCGGGTGTATCTTATTGGTGTGTTGTTTGTTGACGGCTGGCTGCTGGGACCGGCGGGAACTGCAGGAGCGGGGGTTTGTTATAGCCGTTGCCATAGATTTGGCTGAAAAGGGAAAAACTGGCGGCAGTGAGTTAGAGACGTTTACGCAAGGGGTGGGAACCAAGCCGTTGCGCTTAAGTGTGCAAGTGCTGAAATTAACACCTGCCGGCAGGGCCGCGGAATCAAAAAGTGAGGGTAAGACGTTTGTCGTGTCCAATACCGGGCAGTTCATACATGAAATGATTAGAGACATGCTGGGCCAAACCAGCAAGGGGCTTTATTTTGAGCATATACAGGCTATTTTAATTAGCGACGCAGTGGTAAAGGAATACAGTCTGCGGCAGATAATAGATTTTTGGCGACGGGATGCAGAAATGCGCTGGCGGACAAGACTCTACATCGTTCCCGGAGAAGCCCGGAAAGTTTTGGATTTTCAACCGCCTACCGGGGAAACGGGCGGGATGTTTCTGTCTAACATCTCAAGGCACTACGCGAGAGACCCGCATATCGGATCGGTAAGGACAGACCTTGGTTTTACCTCCCAGACGCTTGACAATGGTGGCGACGTGCTGCTGCCCCGGCTGGAATATAAAGATAAGCAGGTTAAGTTCAATGGTTTGGCGGTATTTAGACAAGATAAATTTATCGGCTATTGGGATGAGTATACAATAAAGGGGGTACGCCTGGCCCGCGGAAATATTAAGTCAGGTATTATTTCTTTTAGTTGCCCGGAGCATCCCGGTCATGGGGTAAGTTTTGAAATCTTCCGGTATAATACTATCCTTACCCCGCATGTTGAGGGGGACAATATCTACTTTACGTTAAGCATTACAATAAGAGGGAACATTAGTGAAGTAACCTGCCAGCAGTTTCATAATTCCTATGATACTGCCTTTATGGAAAAGGCTGAGGAGCTTGTTGCTGAGGAAATTAAACGTAATATTTCACACTCACTCAACATTTCCCGACGGGAGGGGATTGATACAATGTATTTCAAAAAATACCTAAAAGCTTATGAGCCAAGAACATGGGCCCGGATTCAAGACCAGTGGGATGATATATTTCCTACCATCCCTTTATATGTTGACGTTAGGGTATCTATTCAAAATATCGGAGAACATAATTAGGTGACATCGTCTTCTCTTTATCTGAAAACCCGTCCGGCCAGCCACGATGCCAACAGCATTGATGTGTAAGCGGCAGCGATATTCCGGGACAGAAGTTGTTCACCTACCCTGTTGTTTTGCTTTTTTAGCACAGTCGATAGCCACCAGGCGGCCAATGCCGTACTTAATAAAACCACCAGAAGTTCCATCTGTATCATATGAACTACAACAAACCTGATGTGTTCCCATGCTGTATATCCTTGGCTGAATGATTCCATTATAATCACTCCGGTTGTGGCAGAATGGCGGCAACTTGTTGCTAATAGTATGTGTAATATGGACGCGAATAAAAGTAATGCCGGTCTGATGCCCGGCTGCTTTTTTCTGGGGAAAAAGCATATTCCTGTATAAGGATTTAAATATATTGCGGTGCGGTTTCGGTACTAACTCATTCTTTTTCCGCATATACATAACTTGAAATAGCATTGATCAGGAGGGAATAGTTATGCCGATAGATAACAAAACGCCCAAGTGGCGGCATCAGTTTACTCTGATTGACCGGGAGGAACTTAATGTTGACGGAGTGCTTAATTTAGGAAGCTATGACGAGAAGGAAATTGTCATGGAAACCGAACAGGGCATACTAACCATCCGGGGGGAGGGCCTTAATATTAAGCAGCTAAACTTGGAACAAGGCAACATTATTATCGAAGGAACAGTACATGGTATAAATTATGAAGATGGGCAACGCCAGAAAAAAGGGTTGCTGGAACGGTTTTTGAAGTAACGTGCGCACCCGGGCATTATCGCTGTGGCTGTTCTTCATTACCGCCCTTGCGGTCCAGGTGGCGGTGCACAGTCTTGCCCACTATCTGGCTGACTACAGCCACCGTACCATCTACGCCGATTTTACAGAAGGAATTGCCGATTGGCGGGAAGTGAGCGGCCTGCCATATACTGACCTAATTAATCAGGCTGGTAAAACGTATGGTATTAGTCCTGAACTGGTAGCTGCTGTGATTAAAGCCGAAAGCTCTTTTCAGCCCCGGGCGTTGTCTAAAGCCGGGGCCTATGGGCTTATGCAGGTTATGCCCGGTACTTGGCGGCTCGTTAACAGCCAGGCTAAAATATGCAGTGGACGGCATGAGGGGGAGTGCGGCAGTGACTGCTTTTATAATCCTGAATTAAATATTGCCGTCGGCACATTTTATCTTAGCCAGTTGGCCAAGCGGTACAGTGGCCACGCCGAACTGGCAGTTGCCTCGTATAATGCCGGGCCGGGAGCTGTTGACAAGTACGGCGGTGTGCCGCCCTATGCCGAAACGACAGAATATGTGGAACGGGTAGTAAGCTATTGGTATCAGGTGAGCGGGCGCAGACCGCCTACCGGGATGGCGGCTGAAAGCTGGCTGAGACTTGCGTATATGCTGGAGTGGACCATGACCGCAACTTTGGTGGCAATTATGATCCTTGGCAGGTACTTGTATCGGCGTCATAAATCGTTTCGTTGGCGTTGAAGAGTAGGATTGCTGTAAATAAGGAGGTGGGCGGGTGGAATTTTCTACGCAGGTAAACACATTTTTGCTGATTGGCGCAACCGCAATGCTGTTAGGAGTATTATTTGACGTGTACCGGGTGTTGCGGGGATTTTTCCGGCCGCCATGGCTGATAACATCGGTTACCGATCTTGTGTATTGGCTGGTTGCAGCCGGAGTTGCGTTTTTAGCATTAATTTTGGGTAATTGGGGCGAATTGCGTTTTTATGTTTTTATTGCGATGTTCCTCGGAGTAGCCGCATACTACCGTCTGGCTAGCCGCCATGTTATCAAGCTGCTTATAACGCTCTTGAGGCTGGCAGCCAGAGCATGGCGATTTGCTAAATTGGTGTTTTTATTCACATTTATAAAACCGGTAACATTAATTGTTCGGACATCCTTGCTGCCCTTTAAATATATGAACAGGAAATGCAGAGCATGGTATAGACGCTGGCGTCCGCCGCCACCACCACCACCGGAAGAAGTGCCGCCACTATAAGGCGAAA is a window of Sporomusaceae bacterium ACPt DNA encoding:
- the mltC gene encoding Membrane-bound lytic murein transglycosylase C, encoding MRTRALSLWLFFITALAVQVAVHSLAHYLADYSHRTIYADFTEGIADWREVSGLPYTDLINQAGKTYGISPELVAAVIKAESSFQPRALSKAGAYGLMQVMPGTWRLVNSQAKICSGRHEGECGSDCFYNPELNIAVGTFYLSQLAKRYSGHAELAVASYNAGPGAVDKYGGVPPYAETTEYVERVVSYWYQVSGRRPPTGMAAESWLRLAYMLEWTMTATLVAIMILGRYLYRRHKSFRWR
- the gerBC_1 gene encoding Spore germination protein B3 → MNSRGLLGCILLVCCLLTAGCWDRRELQERGFVIAVAIDLAEKGKTGGSELETFTQGVGTKPLRLSVQVLKLTPAGRAAESKSEGKTFVVSNTGQFIHEMIRDMLGQTSKGLYFEHIQAILISDAVVKEYSLRQIIDFWRRDAEMRWRTRLYIVPGEARKVLDFQPPTGETGGMFLSNISRHYARDPHIGSVRTDLGFTSQTLDNGGDVLLPRLEYKDKQVKFNGLAVFRQDKFIGYWDEYTIKGVRLARGNIKSGIISFSCPEHPGHGVSFEIFRYNTILTPHVEGDNIYFTLSITIRGNISEVTCQQFHNSYDTAFMEKAEELVAEEIKRNISHSLNISRREGIDTMYFKKYLKAYEPRTWARIQDQWDDIFPTIPLYVDVRVSIQNIGEHN
- the yndE_1 gene encoding Spore germination protein YndE, giving the protein MVRILDNLENRNVMSPWQLAIVIAVAGAGAAVVSSPKVLVSLAGHFAWLIPVLGGALYFGVAYLMIKLGNLFPGDSFSRYLQQIWGRRAAVIIVWWFIVVILGELFVRIQMFAREIVFFMFDRTPPEVIALTMIGIAAYCAVQDVGTVIRVSHILFFSALPMLMGMIMLGFINFQFINLYPFWPVNLAAIFRASLESQSFYFGYQSILYFLPWVYRANTSPVKTIGSAFALKTILMVITIIMVIGTQTVDGINATPYPTLVAIRGVELPGTFVERLDNYLFLAWIPIMFITCAVNLFIIAKAAAEIHGYIDHRPFVLLFLPVLFFGGLSLHDLTVFEFFAGNVQWPGLVFSFGVIPATYLVAKWKQRRQGVTSA
- the yabP gene encoding Spore protein YabP; translation: MPIDNKTPKWRHQFTLIDREELNVDGVLNLGSYDEKEIVMETEQGILTIRGEGLNIKQLNLEQGNIIIEGTVHGINYEDGQRQKKGLLERFLK